In Sardina pilchardus chromosome 10, fSarPil1.1, whole genome shotgun sequence, one genomic interval encodes:
- the cacna2d4b gene encoding voltage-dependent calcium channel subunit alpha-2/delta-4, with the protein MASVQHRRVEGWLSVWIVSAWLCLLVNAQMKIPPETVQVWANIFADQITALAAKYSGAPLLQKKLKDVEPIVKIEDVDGRELVKEFSDEIERMLGSKMKSVKRLADTAEDADYYHDYNSTLQFDYYNAMLINTFDDEGNPIELGGEFVVEENEHFNKIPVNTAQSDIQVPTNVYNKEPNILNGVYMSEALNDVFVSNFQKDPTLTWQYFGSSTGFFRLYPGIQWTPDSNGVVSFDCRNRNWYIQAATSPKDIIIVVDISGSMKGLKLTIAKHTINTILDTLGENDFVNVIAYTDYVRYVEPCFRGILVQADLDNREHFKLLVNELHVKGEGKVKKAMKESFKVLNEASANGKGSLCNQAIMLITDGAMEDFQDVFEEFNWPEKKVRVFTYLIGRDMTFSENVKWIACNNKGYYTHINTLADVQENVMEYLHVLSRPMVIDHDHDIIWTEAYMDTVLFNTMAHSLLLMTSVAMPVFSKKKETLSHGILLGVVGTDIPLVEVMKLAPRYKLGAHGYAFLITNNGYILAHPDLRPLYKDEKKKLKPKPNYNSVDLSEAEWEDTEENLRTAMVKGETGTLTLDVRASVDKGKRPLFLKNDYFYTVIDDTPFSFGMVLTRGHGEYIFYGNVSVEEGLHDLNQPDISIAEDWTYCETDIDPDHRKLTQMQAVFKYLTGKDPDLECDEVLLQQLLFDAVVTAPMEAYWTAMMMDAAGIDPGIETAFLGTRSGLLRVTRYAGSERRVAKKFLTESDKKNLFTVDHFPVWYRIAAENPPGKFLFYMPQGEDSKGAKYVIAVTGVTVTSGPRTALAGAIGVQMSLTLLESRLLSIAIQPNDTDCSNVEGVCPLSCESMDLNCYIIDHNGFIIISKERNDVGKFFGEVDGSVMAQLLKTGLYKRVALYDYQAMCKTSHGHSSDARPLLSPFFGLMGVVKWFMSNFLMFLLEFNICGLWHSDYVADAKSVYHASHKQKKVDVMQPCDTEYPGFMYDTSITETNSIIKCGRCQKMFVLQQVRNTNLVMVVAQADCDCSRQYSPITLNPKEVKYIATVKCNRMKSQKIRRRPESCHAYHPHENAKDCGGACEISISVALLFVSLVTSLVLR; encoded by the exons AAACTTAAAGATGTGGAGCCCATAGTCAAAATTGAAGATGTGGACGGAAGGGAACTCGTGAAGGAGTTCTCTGATGAGATTGAAAGAATGTTGGGCAGTAAAATGAAATCTGTCAAG AGGCTTGCAGATACTGCGGAAGATGCAGATTACTACCATGATTACAATTCAACATTGCAG TTTGATTACTACAATGCCATGCTTATAAACACATTTGACGATGAGGGAAACCCCATCGAACTAGGTGGCGAGTTTGTAGTGGAGGAGAATGAgcatttcaacaaaatacctgtCAACACTGCACAGAGTGACATCCAAGTGCCCACAAATGTCTACAATAAAG AGCCTAATATCCTTAATGGTGTGTACATGTCAGAGGCCCTGAACGATGTCTTTGTTAGCAATTTCCAAAAAGATCCCACACTCACATGGCAATACTTCGGGAGTTCTACAGGTTTCTTCAGACTCTATCCAG GCATCCAATGGACCCCTGATTCCAACGGTGTGGTGTCGTTTGACTGCAGGAACAGAAACTG GTACATTCAAGCCGCCACCTCGCCAAAGGACATCATCATTGTTGTTGATATCAGTGGAAGTATGAAGGGCCTGAAACTGACCATTGCCAAgcacaccatcaacaccatccTGGACACACTGGGAGAGAACGACTTTGTCAATGTCATTGCT TACACTGACTACGTTCGGTACGTGGAGCCCTGTTTCAGAGGCATCCTGGTGCAGGCCGACTTGGACAATCGCGAG cattTCAAACTGCTTGTGAACGAGCTGCACGTGAAGGGCGAGGGGAAAGTAAAGAAGGCCATGAAGGAGTCATTTAAAGTCCTCAACGAG GCCTCAGCCAATGGCAAGGGCAGCCTCTGTAACCAGGCCATCATGCTGATTACCGATGGGGCCATGGAGGACTTCCAGGACGTGTTTGAGGAGTTCAACTGGCCCGAGAAGAAG GTCCGCGTCTTTACGTACCTTATAGGACGTGATATGACTTTTTCTGAAAATGTCAAATGGATTGCTTGCAACAACAAAG GTTACTAcacccacatcaacacactaGCAGATGTGCAAGAGAACGTTATGGAATACTTACATGTGCTGAGTCGACCTATGGTCATAGACCATGACCATGACATCATCTGGACAGAGGCGTACATGGACACTGTG CTATTCAACACAATGGCTCACAGTTTGCTGTTAATGACATCTGTGGCCATGCCAGTGTTCAGCAAGAAGAAGGAGACG CTGTCGCATGGAATTCTCCTGGGTGTGGTGGGGACTGACATTCCCCTAGTAGAAGTGATGAAGTTGGCACCCCGATACAAG ctggGAGCTCATGGCTATGCCTTCCTCATCACTAACAACGGCTACATCTTGGCACACCCAGACCTACGGCCTTTG TATAAAGATGAGAAGAAGAAGCTGAAGCCCAAACCCAACTACAACAGCGTAGACCTGTCTGAGGCCGAGTGGGAGGACACTGAGGAAAAT CTGAGAACCGCCATGGTGAAAGGAGAGACCGGCACTCTGACGTTAGATGTGCGAGCGTCTGTGGACAAAGGA AAACGGCCCTTGTTCCTGAAAAATGATTATTTCTACACAGTCATTGATGATACTCCCTTCAG TTTTGGAATGGTGCTCACTCGTGGCCATGGCGAGTATATATTCTATGGGAATGTGTCTGTGGAGGAAG GATTGCATGATCTTAACCAGCCAGACATTTCCATCGCAGAAGACTG GACGTACTGTGAGACCGACATTGACCCTGACCATCGCAAGCTCACTCAGATGCAGGCTGTCTTCAAATATCTCACAGGGAAGGACCCTGACCtggagt GCGATGAGGTGCTGCTACAGCAGCTGCTGTTTGACGCCGTGGTGACTGCTCCCATGGAGGCTTACTGGACTGCCATGATGATGGATGCCGCAGG AATTGATCCAGGAATTGAGACTGCCTTCCTGGGGACCCGGTCTGGACTGCTGCGAGTCACCAGATATGCAGGCAGTGAACGGCGGGTGGCGAA GAAATTCCTCACTGAATCAGACAAGAAGAACCTCTTCACTGTGGACCACTTCCCTGTGTGGTATCGGATAGCAGCCGAGAATCCCCCGGGGAAGTTCCTCTTCTACATGCCCCAGGGAGAGGACAGCAAAG GTGCAAAGTATGTCATTGCTGTTACGGGTGTAACGGTGACATCTGGACCACGGACAGCGTTGGCTGGAG CTATTGGAGTGCAAATGTCATTGACTTTACTGGAGTCCCGGCTGCTTTCTATTGCAATTCAG CCCAATGATACAGAC TGCAGCAATGTGGAGGGTGTTTGTCCTCTTTCTTGTGAAAGCATG GACCTCAACTGCTACATCATTGATCACAATGGATTCATTATAATCTCCAAAGAGAGAAATGAT GTCGGTAAATTCTTTGGGGAAGTGGACGGGTCAGTGATGGCGCAGCTGCTTAAAACAGGCTTGTACAAGAG GGTGGCGCTGTATGACTACCAGGCTATGTGCAAGACTTCACACGGTCACTCGAGTGATGCTCGGCCGCTGCTCAGT CCTTTCTTTGGACTAATGGGTGTGGTTAAGTGGTTCATGTCCAACTTCCTGAT GTTTTTGCTGGAGTTCAACATCTGTGGACTTTGGCACTCAGATTATGTGGCAGATG CCAAGTCTGTGTACCATGCAA GCCATAAACAGAAGAAGGTGGATGTCATGCAGCCCTGTGACACCGAGTATCCTGGCTTCATGTATGACACATCCATCACTGAGACCAACAGCATCATCAAATGTGGCCGCTGTCAGAA GATGTTTGTTTTGCAGCAAGTCCGTAACACTAATTTGGTGATGGTGGTTGCACAAGCAGACTGTGACTGTTCCCGCCAATACTCACCGATCACACTGAACCCAAAGGAGGTCAAATATATC GCAACGGTCAAGTGTAACCGCATGAAGTCCCAGAAGATCCGCCGGCGCCCGGAGTCCTGCCACGCTTACCACCCTCAT GAAAATGCAAAGGATTGTGGAGGAGCTTGTGAGATCAGTATATCAGTGGCTCTGCTGTTTGTGTCCTTGGTGACTTCTCTTGTTTTGCGATGA
- the LOC134094306 gene encoding leucine-rich repeat and transmembrane domain-containing protein 2-like — protein sequence MGPLDPHSGMDQLNPFTLIKPPQPPMDSSARHALAGGCPGTCVCAGTDAVCNDQGIASLRYMMDQLPRDICVLQLSRNNLSALEPGVFSSIASLQSLDLSSNNISVLHVRAFANLSRLERLDLSSNPVLSLPVGIFGELGRLTELVLSDTSLRALGADLFQGLTQLRRLDLSLNRLTALPRGLLGGLQELTWLSLAANGLRSVQRAQFEPLAELQSLLLVGNPWECDCTLVEFKHWLEWMLYRGGQVDALECSLPKELWGRDIRAVPAEMFSHCTRDSSLPCSRAADGQEPGGDDGAGDCVRQRYRAVSVRRAAATVVVAGVVCGVVCVMMVVAATYGCVYASLAAKYQREKKGKAHKPPADGGEEKDPEQEEKSELLPDVARETEVPTPTVEVVLSREVCV from the exons ATGGGACCTCTTGATCCACACTCTGGCATGGATCAACTCAACCCTTTTACTTTGATTAAGCCCCCGCAGCCTCCAATGGACTCGTCAGCGCGGCACG CGCTGGCCGGAGGCTGCCCCGGTACATGTGTCTGTGCGGGCACGGACGCCGTGTGCAATGACCAGGGCATCGCCTCCCTGCGCTACATGATGGATCAGCTGCCCCGAGACATCTGCGTCCTCCAGCTCTCAAGAAACAACCTCAGCGCTCTGGAGCCGGGGGTCTTCTCCAGCATAGCCAGCCTGCAGAGCCTCGACCTCTCCAGCAACAACATCTCCGTGCTGCACGTCAGGGCCTTCGCTAATCTAAGCCGGCTCGAGCGGCTGGACCTCTCCAGCAACCCCGTGCTCAGCTTGCCAGTGGGCATCTTCGGCGAGCTGGGGAGACTGACCGAGCTGGTCCTGAGCGACACCAGCCTGCGCGCTCTCGGCGCTGACCTCTTCCAGGGCCTGACGCAGCTACGGCGCCTGGACCTGTCCCTCAACAGACTGACCGCGCTGCCCCGGGGGCTGCTGGGAGGGCTCCAGGAGCTGACCTGGCTCTCGCTGGCCGCCAACGGCCTGCGCAGCGTGCAGCGGGCCCAGTTTGAGCCCCTGGCGGAGCTGCAGAGCCTCCTGCTGGTGGGCAACCCCTGGGAGTGCGACTGCACCCTGGTGGAGTTCAAGCACTGGCTGGAGTGGATGCTCTACAGGG GGGGACAGGTGGACGCTCTGGAGTGCAGTCTGCCCAAAGAGCTCTGGGGCCGAGACATACGGGCAGTCCCCGCCGAAATGTTCAGCCACTGCACGCGCGACAGCTCCCTGCCCTGCTCCAGGGCCGCAGATGGCCAGGAGCCGGGGGGCGACGACGGGGCCGGCGACTGCGTGCGCCAGCGCTACCGGGCGGTGAGCGTGCGGCGGGCGGCGGccacggtggtggtggcgggcgTGGTGTGCGGCGTGGTGTGCGTCATGATGGTGGTGGCCGCCACCTACGGCTGCGTCTACGCCTCGCTGGCCGCCAAGTAccagagggagaagaagggcaAGGCGCACAAGCCGCCCGCGGACGGCGGCGAGGAGAAGGACccggagcaggaggagaagagcgagCTCTTGCCCGACGTGGCGCGGGAGACGGAGGTGCCCACGCCCACTGTTGAGGTGGTGTTGTCacgagaggtgtgtgtctga